The Homalodisca vitripennis isolate AUS2020 unplaced genomic scaffold, UT_GWSS_2.1 ScUCBcl_2286;HRSCAF=6877, whole genome shotgun sequence genome has a window encoding:
- the LOC124371933 gene encoding uncharacterized protein LOC124371933, protein MPLPQPRRLPRISIAPAQPPPTSRSSGGSNVATVAPAPSTSRSSAGPNVDSTQPSTSTGRTGACRRPPTAASGVDVARQRLRELVLDHFLQVFVSPAHAPVACTVGALVAMSTLRAELRDMLWLVDHLLDETPRDQSLVIAYALWREVRSSLEGLLIGIGESMESAASRDPYDIDPEEPEPSPPARHVRCCVCMDRLPTVGLRPCGHTLCPQCAHRLLRCPNLS, encoded by the exons ATGCCGCTTCCTCAGCCGCGGCGACTCCCGAGGATAAGTATCGCCCCGGCCCAGCCCCCCCCGACATCCCGGTCCTCTGGTGGGTCCAATGTAGCGACCGTCGCCCCGGCCccctcgacgtcccggtcctctgCTGGGCCCAATGTCGACTCGACCCAACCCTCTACCTCAACGGGTCGAACCGGCGCTTGTAGAAGG CCTCCTACAGCTGCATCAGGAGTAGATGTGGCACGGCAGAGGTTACGGGAACTGGTGCTGGACCATTTCCTTCAAGTATTTGTTTCGCCGGCGCACGCTCCCGTGGCGTGCACTGTGGGGGCGTTGGTTGCGATGTCCACCCTGAGGGCCGAGCTCAGGGATATGCTCTGGCTCGTCGACCATCTTCTCGACGAGACGCCCCGTGACCAGAGCCTCGTGATAGCGTACGCGCTTTGGAGGGAAGTGCGCTCGTCGTTGGAGGGTCTGCTCATCGGCATCGGCGAGAGCATGGAGTCGGCGGCCTCGAGGGATCCCTACGACATCGACCCTGAGGAACCGGAACCGTCGCCCCCGGCTAGGCACGTTCGCTGCTGTGTCTGTATGGACAGATTGCCGACGGTAGGGTTGAGGCCTTGTGGACACACTCTGTGCCCACAATGTGCCCATAGGCTCTTACGTTGTCCCAATCTGTCGG